Part of the Geobacter pickeringii genome, AGGCCAAGACCCGCTTCGCGCCGAAGGTGATCTTTGTCACCACCTCCTGCGCCTCGGGGATCATCGGCGACGATGTGGCGGGAATATGCGAGGAGATGACGGAGGAACTGGGCATTCCAGTGGTCTCCATCTCCTGCGAGGGGTTCCGCTCCCAGATCTGGGCCACCGGGTTTGACGCCGCCTATCACGCCATCCTGCGCCGGGTGATGAAGCCGGCGGCCACCCGGCGGCCGGACCTGATCAACGTCATCAATTTCTGGGGCGAGGACATCTTCACCGACCTCTTCGGGAGGCTTGGCCTGACCCCCAACTACGTGGTTCCCTTCACCACCATCGGACAGCTGGAACGCCTGTCCGAGGCGGCGGCTACGGTGCAGGTCTGCTCCACCCTGGGCACCTACCTGGCAGCGGGGCTGGAAGAGCACTTCGGGGTGCCCGAGGTGAAGGCGCCGTCCCCCTACGGCATTGCCGGGACCGATGCCTGGTTCCGGGAGCTGGGGCGGGTGACCGGGAAAGAGGCGGAGGTGGAGGTGCTGATCGCCGAGGAGAAGGAGAGGATCGCGCCGGAACTGGCGGAGCTCAGGGAGCGCCTTGCAGGGGTGCGCGGGTTCGTCAGCGCCGGGGCGGTGCATGGTCACAGCCTTATCGCAATCCTCAGGGAACTGGGGATGGAGGTGCCAGGCGCCTGCGTCTGGCACCACGACAAGCGGCTGGACCATGGCGACCCCCGGGGTGACAGCCTGCAGCACGTGGTGACGGAGTATGGCGAAGTGCCGTTCAGTGTCTGCAACAAGCAGTCTTTCGAGCTGGTGAACCTCCTCAACCGGCTCCGTCCCGACATCTTCATCGTGCGGCACAACGGCATGGCGGTCTGGGGGGCCAAGCTCGGCATCCCCACCTTCCTCATGGGGGATGAGCACTTCGGCCTGGGCTACGAGGGGCTCCTCAACTATGGGCGGAAGATCCTGGACACTATCACGAATCCGGCGTTCGTTCGCAACCTGGCCCGCCACACGCGACTCCCCTACACGGAGTGGTGGCTTTCCCAGGAGCCTTTCGCCTTTCTCGGGGAGGGAGCATGAGCGCCGTTGTCGAACAGCCCCGCCATTTCTGCATGCTCGGCGCCAAGCAGAGTGTGGTCGCCATCGAACGGGCGGTGCCCATCGTCCACGCCGGTCCCGGCTGCAGCAGCAAGCTCTGGAGCGGACTCAGCTTCTGCAACGGGTTCCAGGGGGCGGGATATGCCGGGGGAAGCGCGGTCCCCTCAACCAATACCGGTGAACGGGAAGTTGTCTTCGGCGGCGAGGGGCGGCTGCGGGAGGTTATCGAGGGAGCGCTCAAGGTGATGGATGGCGACCTGTTCGTGGTCCTGACCGGCTGCACCAGCGACATTGTCGGTGACGATACGGCGCAGGTGGTGCGGGAGTTCCGCGAACGGGGGGTGCCGATCGTCCATGCGGAGACTGGCGGATTCAAGGGGACCAGTTTCGCGGGGCACGAGGCGCTGCTCGACGCCATTATCCGGCAGTTCCTTGGCCCCGCCCGGGAAACGATCCCCAACCTGGTCAATGTCTTCGCGTCGGTCCCCTATCTGGATCCATTCTGGAGCGGCAACCTGGAAGGGTTGCGGGAGCTTCTGGCCGGCATCGGGCTGGAGGCGAACATCCTGTTCGGTCCCGGCTCCGGCGGCATCGAGGCCTGGCGGAAGATTCCCGTTGCCCGCTTCAATCTCGTGGTCTCTCCCTGGGTGGGGGTGAAGGCGGCGCAGCTCCTGGAGGAGCGCTACGGGACTCCCTGGCTCCACTATCCCGTGCTTCCCGTCGGCGGAACCGAAACGAGCCGCTTCCTCGCCACGGTCGGCGAGTTTGCGGGGATAGACCGGGCAAGGACGGAAGCGTTCATCAGAAGAGAAGAGGAGCGGTTCTACTACTATCTGGAGCGGGCCGCCGACTTCATCCTGGAGTTCCGCTACGACCTCCCCGGACGTTTCGTAACCGTGTGCGACTCCCTCTACGCCCTGGGGGTGAGCCGGTTCCTGGTGAATGACCTGGGACTTCTTCCCGGTGAGCAGTTCGTCACCGACCAGACACCGCCGGAGCACCGGGATGCCCTGCGGGGCGCATTCGCCGCGCTCTCCCCCTCCGTGGCGGCGCCGGTGACCTTTACCCCCGATGGCGGCGCGGTGCAGCGGCACCTGAGGGAGGCGCGGCACCACCGGCCGCCGCTCATCATCGGGAGCACCTGGGACAAGGACATCGCCGCCGAGCTGAAAGGGTATCAGGTAAGCCTCTCCCTCCCGGTCACCGACCGGTTGGTGCTGGACCGTTCCTACGTGGGATACCGCGGTGGCCTGCGCCTCGCGGAAGATATCTATGGGGCGATTCTGGGCAGTTACCAGTAATCGCAAAAAGGAGGAAGAACGATGAACGCAGAACAGTTGCAGGAACGGGAATGGGGATTCGACACGCTGGCCCTCCACGCCGGCCAGGAGCCGGATCCGACGACAGGGGCGCGGGCGGTCCCCATCTACCAGAGTACGTCGTTCGTGCTGGGTGACACCGCCCGGGCGAGCCGGCTCTTTTCCCTTGAAGAGGTGGGGAATGTCTATACCCGGATCATGAACCCCACCCAGGCGGTGTTCGAAGAACGGATTGCCGCCCTGGAGAATGGGGTAGGGGCGCTTGCCACCGCCTCGGGGCAGGCGGCCATCACCTACGCGCTCCTCAATATCGTCAATGCCGGGGATGAGATTGTCTCGTCATCGACCCTCTACGGCGGCACCTACAACCTCTTCCAGCACACACTGCCGAAGCTCGGCATAAAGGTGGTCTTCGTAGATCCCTCCGACCCGGAGAATTTCTGCAAGGCGATCACCGGCCGGACCCGCGCGGTCTATGGTGAAACCATCGGCAACCCGAAGATCGATATCCTTGACGTGGAGCAGGTGGCCCGAATCGCCCACGACAACGGCATTCCCCTCATCGTCGACAACACCTTCGCCACCCCCTACCTCTCCCGTCCTATCAAGTGGGGGGCGGATATCGTGGTTCACTCGGCCACCAAGTTCATCGGCGGCCACGGCACCTCCATCGGTGGGGTCATTGTCGACGGCGGGAAGTTTGACTGGACCAACGGCAAATTTTCCGGGCTGGTGCTTCCCGACCCGAGTTACCACGGCCTCTCGTACGTGGAGGCCTTCGGAGATCTGGCCTACATCATCAAGGCGCGGGTGACCCTGCTGCGGGACACCGGTGCCGCCATCAGCCCGTTCAATTCGTTCCTGTTCCTCCAAGGGCTGGAAACCCTGCCGCTTCGTATCGAACGCCACGTTGCGAACACCCGGAAGATTGCACTGTTTCTCCAGCAGCATCCGCAGGTTGCGTGGGTTAATTATCCGGGACTCTCCGGCAACCCTGCCAACGAACTGGCAAAGAAATACGCACCCAAGGGAGCCGGTTCCATCCTGACCTTCGGTATCAAGGGAGGAGCAGCGGCGGCCCTGCGGTTCATCGACAGCCTGTCGCTCTTCTCCCATCTGGCAAACGTTGGTGACGCCAAATCACTGGTGATTCATCCCGCCAGCACCACGCACCAGCAGCTCACCCGCGAGCAGCAGCTGGAGAGCGGCGTTACCGAAGACCTCATCCGTCTCTCCATCGGCCTCGAAGACCCTTATGATCTGATCTATGACCTGGAGAAGGGACTGAAGGCCAGTGAAGACGGCTTGTCAACGTTACCCCTTGAATAGCCGGGAGCATGACCAAAACAATCAGGCGAATTCTGGCAAAAAACGCCTTGACAAATGAATTTTATTTATATAGCCTACTTTTCAGCTAGACAAAATAGTTTAAAGCTGCTGACCAGATAACTGGAGGCCAAGGGTAATCCCCTTGGCTTTTTTTTGTAATTTAAATCTACTAAATATGTAGACGAAATAGTTTGAAGCTGACCAGGCAACTGGAGGCCAGAGGAAACCCTCTGGCCTTTTTTCGTGTGTAGATATGACGAGTCAGGAACAGGTGGGGGGAAGAATGAATGTAATACGGAAATTGGCTCAATGGGTTGTCCGCTTTCGGGTTGCCGTGTTGCTGGGGATCGTTGCTGTGACGCTCTTTTTCGCCTGGCACCTGAAGGACATCAAGATAGCCTTCGGGGGAGGCGACATCGTACCGCCGAACCATCCCTACGTGAAGCTGACCGACAAAATGGTGGAGACGTTCGGCGGCGAGCACCTGGTTGAGATCGCCGTCCAGGTGAAGCAGGGGGACGTGCTTGATCCGGTGAACCTTGCCAAGATTCACCGCATCGACCAGAAGCTGCGCGAGATGCAGGGGGTGGTCACTTCGAAGATCCTCTCGGTTGCTTCA contains:
- a CDS encoding nitrogenase component 1, producing the protein MPTINLNTAEVPIRESRLGSVTGYKGSAGELCRRSRDGSLKERERSFTQCATCASITAICQVAMIRDAAVVNHAPLGCAGDFGNFNFINRAGQAKRGWRLANAKLLNSNLDEQDIVFGGGGKLKDAVREAKTRFAPKVIFVTTSCASGIIGDDVAGICEEMTEELGIPVVSISCEGFRSQIWATGFDAAYHAILRRVMKPAATRRPDLINVINFWGEDIFTDLFGRLGLTPNYVVPFTTIGQLERLSEAAATVQVCSTLGTYLAAGLEEHFGVPEVKAPSPYGIAGTDAWFRELGRVTGKEAEVEVLIAEEKERIAPELAELRERLAGVRGFVSAGAVHGHSLIAILRELGMEVPGACVWHHDKRLDHGDPRGDSLQHVVTEYGEVPFSVCNKQSFELVNLLNRLRPDIFIVRHNGMAVWGAKLGIPTFLMGDEHFGLGYEGLLNYGRKILDTITNPAFVRNLARHTRLPYTEWWLSQEPFAFLGEGA
- a CDS encoding nitrogenase component 1, producing the protein MSAVVEQPRHFCMLGAKQSVVAIERAVPIVHAGPGCSSKLWSGLSFCNGFQGAGYAGGSAVPSTNTGEREVVFGGEGRLREVIEGALKVMDGDLFVVLTGCTSDIVGDDTAQVVREFRERGVPIVHAETGGFKGTSFAGHEALLDAIIRQFLGPARETIPNLVNVFASVPYLDPFWSGNLEGLRELLAGIGLEANILFGPGSGGIEAWRKIPVARFNLVVSPWVGVKAAQLLEERYGTPWLHYPVLPVGGTETSRFLATVGEFAGIDRARTEAFIRREEERFYYYLERAADFILEFRYDLPGRFVTVCDSLYALGVSRFLVNDLGLLPGEQFVTDQTPPEHRDALRGAFAALSPSVAAPVTFTPDGGAVQRHLREARHHRPPLIIGSTWDKDIAAELKGYQVSLSLPVTDRLVLDRSYVGYRGGLRLAEDIYGAILGSYQ
- a CDS encoding O-acetylhomoserine aminocarboxypropyltransferase/cysteine synthase family protein; this translates as MNAEQLQEREWGFDTLALHAGQEPDPTTGARAVPIYQSTSFVLGDTARASRLFSLEEVGNVYTRIMNPTQAVFEERIAALENGVGALATASGQAAITYALLNIVNAGDEIVSSSTLYGGTYNLFQHTLPKLGIKVVFVDPSDPENFCKAITGRTRAVYGETIGNPKIDILDVEQVARIAHDNGIPLIVDNTFATPYLSRPIKWGADIVVHSATKFIGGHGTSIGGVIVDGGKFDWTNGKFSGLVLPDPSYHGLSYVEAFGDLAYIIKARVTLLRDTGAAISPFNSFLFLQGLETLPLRIERHVANTRKIALFLQQHPQVAWVNYPGLSGNPANELAKKYAPKGAGSILTFGIKGGAAAALRFIDSLSLFSHLANVGDAKSLVIHPASTTHQQLTREQQLESGVTEDLIRLSIGLEDPYDLIYDLEKGLKASEDGLSTLPLE